Within Vulpes lagopus strain Blue_001 chromosome 22, ASM1834538v1, whole genome shotgun sequence, the genomic segment aaattcttttgggggcagccctggtgcctcagcggtttagtgccgcctacagtccggggtgtgatcctggagacccgggatcgagtcctacgtcgggctccctgcatggagcctgcttctccctctgcctgtgtctctgcctctctctctcctctctgtgtattctcatgaataaataaataaaatctttaaaaaacattctgtTGGAAGTTCTATTCCCCCTCTAGACTGTTAGACTCCTTATTTCCCAGTGGAGAGCACAGTGTCTAAAATAGGGGTGCTTGATCTTTTGGGATGTGATTCTGCACTACGAAAAGCTAGATTTAGCACCATGGTTCTCAAATACCATTTGCAGAAGCAGCagctgggggtgtgtgtgtgtctcagaatctgcatttttaacaagtgtccaagtgattctgatgcagctGATTCCTGATCCATTACTGATAAAACACTAGTTGATTAAGCCCAAATACTCTATAATAATCGAGGAGCATTTATGTTTGTAAATGCTTATTACACAGCATTTACTTTGTGCCTGGCACCattgtaagaaaattaaaaatttaaaaataaaaacttgcctGATCCACGTCACGATCTTATGAGATGAAGAGTGCCATTAGCCCAATTTTTACGAATTAGAAAACCGAGGCACAGGAATGCCCAGGAACGTGCCCCATCGCCTACAGCTAGTAAGGCTTTGGACCAGGCGCCCGGGCTCCCGAGGCTGTGCTCCTAACTGCTGCCCCACGCCAGCCCATGCACTGACAGGTGTCAGCAGATCCACATTATtccaggctttctgctgagcCCCTCCAAGGAGGCCGAAAGGAAAACAGGACCACATGGCTGCATGAAAcacacaggaaatattttattagctTCCAGATGGAGAACAGGGTAGAGTAAAAATGTTTCAGTAGAAATCCACGGCTCTCCTCAAGGAGCCCACCCGGGCACTTGGGGCGCCCCAGTCGTGGTAGCGCCTGTAGTCCCCCGGCCTCAGCAGGTACTGGCGCCCCCGGTAGTTGGGCAGCTCGTAGAGGACCCAGTAGCCCTCCAGCACGTGGAAGGAGTGGATCTCACTGAAGTGGAAGCGGTCGTGAAGCGAGGAGCAGTCCTCGGTGATCTCTACCATCTGGCCCCTGTAGTCCTCTCGCTCGTAGATCCTGATCCTGTGGGAGCTGGTCTGTGGGTTCGGCCATCAGCAGGCGAGGAAAAGTCAGAAAACCGAGCCGTTAGCAACCAGTCACACGTGCTACAGAGGGATTGggcatttctttatcttttctgtaTCAAAGATGACAAATTTTGAAAGACAGCCAATGCCAGGGCAGCTGTGTACATTTGAATGGGTTGCGCACTGCAAAACTGAAGAAGGCGTCATTCCTACAGCTCAAGTTACCTGTGGTGCTGCCAAGAGTTTCTCAGGCCACAACCTGTATGAACCATCCACACTGGCCGTATTTAGTATCATTCTTAAATAACTATGTGCAGATTGCTGTGGCCTTTATGGGTTTATGGTGGGCTCAAGTGATCCTTGGATGACATAAGAATAATTAgacatttaaatacaattttagaaaGGACCCCTGGGAAAGAAAGTTCTCATTTTGAACCTCAACAGTATTAGAAGAAGCTAGTGGGAAGGGAGGTCAAGTTGCTTTTCCCTCAGGTGAAGTCACAGACTAGTGGCAATTCAAGAAGAAGCCCAGCCCGGGCAATCCCTAAtcccttcccttctgccttcagccccgctCCTCTAAGGCCCTGGAAAGCAAAAGGCCCCCCGGGGACTAGGTTCGGGTGTCAGCTCCAGGGCGCTCCTGCAGATCTGCTTTAGGTAAGAAGCAACACGGAAAGCCCAAGGTCCTGGAGGAGGCCTGCACAGGACCAAGGGGGAATAAAACCCGAGAACAGCGGAAAGCGAGGCTGTCTGTCCGGAGCAAACCCTGCCTGTCTTCCTCGGGCACTTGatctctcctctgccttcccagaGGGCGGACGGTCTCCCTGTCTTCCTTCTCCCGCCACCGCCACCGAATGCTCTTGGGGAAAGTGCTCAGGAGCAGCCCCCCGCGGTAGAAAGCGCTTCCGAGGGGCATCTCCGTGGCTGAAGGGCCCGCGGTGCACCACCTGGTCTTCACGAGGCCCTGCACCCGCGCAGCAGCACCACAGCCTTTGCCTCTTTGATGAGAAGCGGAGGCCTAGGGCGCTCGGCCGAATTagaaagggcgggggggggggggggggtccccggggctcagcggcttggcgcctgacATCCGCCCAGGGCGACCCCGgggccgggatcgagtcccgcacggggctcctgcgaggagcctgcttctccctctgcctctctctctctctctctctctctctctgtgtctcatgaataaataaataaataaaatcttcttaaaaaggaaaaaaaaaaaatcttcttaaaaaggaaagaaagggcgggggtggggtggggagccggGCGCGCGGGCTCCGGGGCTGCTCTGGGGCCCTCTCAGCCGCGGGCCTTGCGGGAGCTGCCGGCGCCCACGGTCGGCTCGGGGTTGGGCGGCACAGGAGGCGGGACTGCGCGTGCGCGGGACGCCAGCGCTCAGGGCACGGGTGGCCGCCGCGTGCTCGGGGCCGCTCCCGGCCTGGTCCGACCCCACGAGGCGACAGGTGCAGAAGGAGAGcagcggcggcggggccggcgggccaCCTGCGGGCCACCTGCGGGCCACGTGCGGAGCGGAGCCGCGGGGCTGCACGGCGGGGTCACCGCTTAGgtcggggcgcgggcggcggagtcccggggcggggggcgggggggcgggggccgcacTCACCTGGGGGATGAGGCGGCAGGAGCGGACGGCGTCGCTGAGGCCCAGCCACTGCTGGTAGTCGGGGTAGTCCCCGCGCCGCAGGAAGTACTGGCCCCCCGCGTAGTTGGGCTGCTCGTAGAGCATCCAGCAGCCGCTGTCCACGCGGACGGAGTTGCAGCGGCTCAAGTAGGGCTGCAGGTTGGGGTGGTCGCTGCTGCACTCGTAGTGCCGGCCCTGGAAGCCGCGCTCCTCGTAGAAGGTGATCTGCAAGGCAAGGGAGGGAGAGCTCGGAGGCCTGgccccgggctgggggcgggggtgggggccgggccggggctggCGGGGCTCACCTTCCCCATGGCGGTGGAGGCAGGTCCAGGTCCAGGTCCAGGTCGGGGACGGCCGGCGCGCGGCTATATAGCAGGAGGCCTGCTGCGTTGGCAGGAACCACACAAAAGGGGCCCGCGGGGCGAGGaggggattttctctctctcttttctatatAATgactgtggggggtggggtgcgggaCTTATTGTATGTTTTCTCTTAGACTCTCCAGTGTTTTCGATTTGATGACCCGCGTTAAAACTGTCACTTGGTGCCTCTGGGGCCTTTAGGCGAAGCCTATTTAGGACTTTGGAGCTGAGCAAAAGCCCTCACCGAGTTAATAATGGCAATGGAATATTTTAGGTATCTTCTTAAATTGCAAAACGATCTCTTTTTGGGTAACAGAGCCGGGTAGTGGGTCTCCTTTTGGGTAACAGAGCCGGGTAGGGACCGAGTGAGGTCAGAACTGAGGTCACTGAGGTCAGTGAGGTCACTGAGGTCAGAACAGGCCCAGCTGGAGGCGTTTGGATGAGAGCATTTTCTTGGTGTGAGAACCTGGCACAGGGGGAAGAGCCTGCCTTCTCCGTAGTATGTTTAAAGTAAGATGGGATTTCTGTCTAAGAGGAAGAACCTCTCCATGACCCTCCGGGCTGACAAGTGGGTACAGCAGATGTTGCTAACACTTGAGGAAGGGTGACCAGGAGTTGGGCCCTAAGGAAGCCCCGTTTAGGGACGCACCTGCCACCCTGCTGCCTGGAGCCTGGAAGGACCAGGGACATCTCCAGGGCCTCAGCTGGGGTGCCTCTCCCTGCACAGGCAAGGAGAACCACCAGTGGTTCTGTCTCACGCATTAActttctatttaataattttgcAAACCAGGTGCTAAGATTAGTTCTGGCTGTTGAGAAATACAAGTTAATATGCAAATATAACGAGTTTAAGATCCTACAATCTTACATCTTTCTCTACCCTTCCCAGCTCCAGGCAAGCTGTGGTTGCTCTGGAGTTAAggctctgactccagagcctagagtctgccttcctctctcaaGACCCTACCTTCATCCCCAGTAGCTCCTGGTGCTCAGCTCTCTTTAGAGCAGAGTTTCTCAGCCTCACACTATTTTGACATCTTGGATCAAAATATTCTGTTACAGGGTGGTTGTCCTGTGCACTTAAGGATGTTTAACGGCATCTCTGGTGTCAACCCTCCAGATGTTAGTAGTGTTACTCTTctggttgtgacaaccaaaaatgttttcagacattGGAAATGTTTCCTGGGGGAGCAAAATCAACACAGATTGAAAACCACTCCTTAAGAAGAAGCAAGTCCTGATATGCATGCTCTATTTCATTCCTTAGTTTGGATTGTTGCTACCAAAATCTAAtactaaaaaattgttttcatttgatgCTCACACATTTAATAAACCTTattcacattctttcttttaaaaattcttacttttATAGAACATTTAGAAGCtatagagaaaaattttatttatttattttttttttagagaaaaattttaaaccaaaatttaaaagatgaaaaagttctaaagGTCCATTGCACAAAAATGTGCATATAGTTAACACTACTGTACTATGTGGtaaaaatggttaggatggtAAATTTactgttatgtgtattttacgaCAGTAAAACCCTCttaattttcacttctttgatATAATACCTTCATCTTTAAGAATTTGTTGAAAGAGTTAAAAGACATGCAGACATTTAGGCGCACTAATATGTTATCTGACCattgtttataatataaaaaaagatacaaatgaaatgtccaaaatagggcATTAATTAGGTAAGTTATAGAACATCTGTTTGATGAGGTGTTAGGCAGCTACCAAAAATCATGTTTTCACAGAATTTActgaaatatatgaataatgCTCACCATAtgttaagtttctttttaagtaagtACATTATACCACTGagaaatattgctgaaagaaagaagatataaataaatataaatacatcttGTGCTTATGGAtcggaagaatcaatattgttcaGATATCTTGCCCAAAGTGATCAacagattcaatgcagtccctatcaaaattccagcaacGTTTtatataggaataaaaaaaagtccctcctaaaattcacatagaaTCTCAAGGGACCCTAAATgcccaaaacaatcttgaaaaaaagaacagagctggaGAGCTTGAACTTTATGATTTCAAAATGTACCACAAAGCcacagtgatcaaaacagtgtggtattagtGCAGCAATAGATATACAGACCAATGGAAGAGAACAGGAAACCCAGAAACAAGCCCTCACATATATTGTTAACTGATTTTTTACAAGGTTGGCAATACCATTCAATAGGAAAATGACCGGCTTTTAAACAAATGATACTGGGGAAAatgaatatccacatgcaaaagaatgaagttgactCCTaacttacaccatatacaaaaccTAAATCAAAATGGATTCAAGATTCAAGACTCAagaactaaaaccataaaactcttagaaggaaacataagGGAAAAGTTTCATGACACTaaatttggcaatgatttcttggataagACAATGAAGCATAGGCAATaggtaaattggacttcatcaaaataaaaactgtgtgaCAGAGGAGACTATCAACAGAGTGAAAGGCCATgtaatgtgagaaaatatttgcaaatcatatatttgataaggcatcggtacataaagaactcctataacttaGCAACAACAGGCAAAAAgcgaaaaaaaaatcccaaattttaATACAAGAACAGGAATaaacgtttctccaaagaagatatacaaatgggcAATAGTCACATTAAAGaaactcaacatcactaatcattggggaaatgcaatcaaaattacaatgagatactacttcataccTGTAAAGATGgctattatagaaatataaaatagaaaataacaagtgttagtgaggatgtggaaaaattagaaatgttgtgcattgctggtgggaatgtgaaatgttgTAGCCACTGTGAAagagccaaaagatggaagcaacccaaatgcccattgaGGGGTGAGTAGATGCAAAACATGTGGTATATGCATggaatggaatatgattcagccttaaaaaggaaatatgttaTAAATGCCACAACATGGACCAATCTTAagaacatgatgctaagtgaaatgagcccgGCAAGATGGATATcgtacaattccatttatttgaggTACATACAACAGTCAGATTCATGGAGATAAGAAGTGGAATGGGCATTGCGGGGGGCTacagggaggtggggatggggactTAGTCTGGAATGAGTGCAGAGTTTCAGATTGGGATGATgacaaagttctggagatgaataGTGCTGATGGTTGCACAGCGACATGAACGTGCTTTATGCCACTGAATCGAACACTTAAAGGTTGTtataatggtaaattttatattatgtatattttaccacaatttaaagcATTTTCCATGAgcgataagaaaaaaaatacattgatgtTAATTTTATCAATACGAACTTCTTGATTTCAATAATTCTACTGAGGTtgtaagaaaatattgaaatgggTGAATACTAGGGTTTCAAAGGGAATTAAACAGTATTTAAAAGTTTAAGGTACTTATACTTCTTACTTtatgataggaaaaaaatcagtaataaatataattaatgtcttaaatttttttaaattagtaccTTTCCCTTCTTGggcttcctccttctttctctctttatctttctttcttttttaaaattttatttattcattcatgagagacatacagagagaggcagagacataagcagaaagagaagcaggctccctgcagggaacccaatgtgggactcaatcccaagacttgggaatcatgccctgagccaaaggcaggtgctcaaccactgagccattcaggcacccctccCTTTATTCCTTGCATTTGATTTACCTTATATCACCAAAGCTTACACTCAAGAACCTGATGACATTTCAAGGTCCTCTTTAATTCTGGGGATTTGTGCTGTGCACAACTGTGTTGTAGAGATTGTGGGGTGCTCGTCCGCACCCAGTGTTCCTTCTGTGCTGCCTCAGTCTTAGCTAGCAGCTCTCCTATGGttaccagggatgcctggctgcTCCAGGACCCTGCAGATGCTAAATATGGTGGGAGACAGACAAAACCTGGGGCCCTAATGACATTGCTGAGCTGCTGAATCAACCATCCCTAAATCCTGTGCTATCCTAGCACTTCCTGTCATGTGAGCTAATTTCTGTATTGCTTGCCCATTTGATATGGAGCTTCTGCTACTTCCAGTCTGATGTTTCTGAGATGATGCAGATTCATATCTGGCTGAGAGAGTCGGGTGAATTTTGATCAAGCTTTGGAGAAGGAGCTGCTCACCAGGGGGAAGTTGGGGAAAAGTAATTCAGGGATGGAAAAGATTGTGAGAAAAGGCAAAGGGATGTGAAAATCCTTGGTGTGATGGGAAGACCCAGGCAGGTCAGGAGCATCAGGTTAATAAGAGAGGAAATAGATGAGCTGGGGCCGTAGGTTCTTGTAAGAAGAAATTTTCCCTGTGGACAGTGGAGAAATATCAAAGGTTTTTAAGCAGGACAATGACTTGATCATATCTCTTTGAACCTACATACCgttcttccttcctaaaattcCAGCAATGAGAGCACAAGACAGAACAGAAAGTAGAAGACTCAATGTAAGCGAATATAGTGCCCTACTTCCCTATAACTTAGTGTATAGTatgctaacacacacacacacacacacacacacacattatacgTACAAGTACAGggttatgtaaatatatttggcTGTGTGTATGGGATGtgcatagatatatatatatatatatagacagaaTGCAGCTTTGGGTTGTCctatatatttaattcaattccTGGTTGGTTGTTTGCAATGACCTCATAGTAAGAATCAGTAAGCTAGTGCTGTCATTACTTTGACAAGAATCTTCCTGATTCCATGATGGAAAAAAGTGATCTCTGAGCTGTGGGTTCTGGCTTCTGATGCCACTTCTGTTATTGACTGTTTGGTATTAGAATTGGACTTCAGCATACTTTACATGAAATGAGTTATCTAAGTTATAGATGATCTCCAGGTCCAAAATATGCTAAATATCATATCACTTCATTGTTTAATAGTGCCTgacttccttccctctctttctttcttcttctcctgatTTTTTCCCGCGTTTTTTCCATTAGGAATTTCTTTGAATACATACTCAACAATCACCTCAGAAAAAGTCACATATGCTCTGTATTAGCTAGAGATATGTATTGAACTACAAATAACAGAACATCCAATTGCAGTGGCATAAATGAATTTGGGGTTATTTTACTCCCATTATAAAAAGTGTGAAGGTAAAACACTGCTGGCATTGCCCTTACTGGTGAATGGACCATCCGGTCTGTTGAGCGCCTGACTAGAATGAAAAGGTGGGGGAAGGACAAGTTAGTTCTCTGCTTAAGCTGAGATATTCATCTTCTCTCTTGCCCTCAGACACCAGAGCTCCTGGTTgtcaggcctttggactcagactagAGGACACCACCAGCTTTCTTGGTTCTTCAGCttgcagatcatgggacttctcagacTCCATTAGTGAGGTAATACTTCTCATAAATCTACTCATATTATCcatatatatcctattggttctgttctCTTGTGAGCCCTGGCGGGTAAACATTGGCTCAGGGGCTTGACCACATCAAGGCCAGCGTTTCTGAAACTGGTAGTTCCCTCACACATGTCACCTCTTGGGTATAAGATGCCCCAAAGAGGAGGGGATTATGGCACCAGGGGCAGCAACTCCTTTTCATCAGGAAAGCAATTGTTTTTCTGGCaccatctcttctctctccccatcagCATTCGGCCACTTAGGTTTCCATGTCCATGGAGTGTCAAGCGACAGCCTCAGCATCAAGAGAGTCTGCCAGAGATTTGTGAACTCAACTTTTACCTGCAGCTTAGGGGATTCAAAAACCTTTTGAGGCCCATCGTGGTATCCCTGTTTTAAAATGTGGGTCACACTATTTCTGAACCTCAGCTTCAGATCCTCACCGctcagaaaaaaactgaaatctaaacagatttttaagatttctttgagagagagacagaaagagagtgtaAACAAacaggggggcagggcagagggaaagggagaggcaggctgcctgctgaacaggaagccccaTGATGTCTAGGACTCCGAGATCATAACCCAAgcaaaagcagatacttaaccaactgatccacccaaaTGCCTCAAATCTAAACAGATTTTTAATAATCTTGTTTGAAGCAACATCTTGTTTAAATACCAGAGAGTCAAATGAGATTATGTATCATAAAAGTGTTTCACAAGCTATTAAGTTCTACTGAATATGAAGGCATATTTTTATTGTGAGAGACGTGTTTTATTTCGTATGGATCACACATCTTGGTTTCCACTTGTGTTGTGTGGgtttgtgtatctgtgtgtgaaaatgaaagaataaaataagaggaCAGGGAcgcgtggatggctcagtggttgaacatctgcctttggctcaagtcatgatcccagagtcctgggatcaagttctgtattGGGCtaccggcagggagcctgcttctccctctgcctatgtctgtgcttctctctgtctgtctctcgtgtataaataaaatctttaaaaaagaaagaaaaagcggCGGACCAAGAAAAATACAAGCAAACCAATGCCAGGaacacacagaaaatattttattagtttccagGTTGAGAAATGATGAAGAACCTATTTTAGTAGTAATCCATGACTCTCCTCAAAGAGCCCACCCGGGCACTTGTGCCTCCCCAGTCATGGTAGCGCCTGTAGTCCCCTGGCCTCAGCAGGTATTGCCGCCCCCGGTAGTTGGGCAGCTCGTAGAGGACCCAAGAGCCCTCCAGCACATGCAGGGAGTAAATCTCATTGAAGTGGAAGCGGTCCTGAAGAGAGGAGCAGTCCTCGGTGAACTCCATCATCTGGCCTCTATAATCTTCCCTCTCATAGAGTCTGATCCTGTGAGAGCCAGCCTGGCCCATCCAGAGATGGAAAGAGGGGGAAAGCAAAGCATGAAATGGTTGCAACACTTTCATGCAGTCCAGCTCAAgctattttgaaatatatggCAAGCCTTAAGTAATTGCCTTAAGTAAttctcaatatttatatattccccATTTTCAAAGCTGGAGATTTAGTACCTTTTCAAGGCCATAAAGTAGGATagaattcaaaaggaaatttcactctttatatatttaaatatttgccagAATAA encodes:
- the LOC121480709 gene encoding gamma-crystallin F isoform X1 — encoded protein: MGKITFYEERGFQGRHYECSSDHPNLQPYLSRCNSVRVDSGCWMLYEQPNYAGGQYFLRRGDYPDYQQWLGLSDAVRSCRLIPQHTSSHRIRIYEREDYRGQMVEITEDCSSLHDRFHFSEIHSFHVLEGYWVLYELPNYRGRQYLLRPGDYRRYHDWGAPSARVGSLRRAVDFY
- the LOC121480710 gene encoding gamma-crystallin D, with product MGKITFYEDRGFQGHHYECSSDHSNLQPYFSRCNSVRVDSGCWMLYEQPNYAGGQYFLRRGDYPDYQQWMGLSDSVRSCRLIPHAGSHRIRLYEREDYRGQMMEFTEDCSSLQDRFHFNEIYSLHVLEGSWVLYELPNYRGRQYLLRPGDYRRYHDWGGTSARVGSLRRVMDYY
- the LOC121480709 gene encoding gamma-crystallin F isoform X2 translates to MGKITFYEERGFQGRHYECSSDHPNLQPYLSRCNSVRVDSGCWMLYEQPNYAGGQYFLRRGDYPDYQQWLGLSDAVRSCRLIPQTSSHRIRIYEREDYRGQMVEITEDCSSLHDRFHFSEIHSFHVLEGYWVLYELPNYRGRQYLLRPGDYRRYHDWGAPSARVGSLRRAVDFY